Proteins found in one Labrenzia sp. VG12 genomic segment:
- a CDS encoding VOC family protein, with protein MKIEQMHHVAYRCKDAKETVEWYGKMLKMDFILAIAEDHVPSTHEPDPYMHVFLDAGKGNVLAFFELPTKPDMGFDPNTPRWVQHIAFKVKDRDELIAFKDHLEANGVEVLGVTDHSIFHSIYFFDPNGHRVELACPDPEEDRLLARLDEVKWQMLDEWSKTKRAPKHAEWLHAKELADV; from the coding sequence ATGAAAATCGAGCAGATGCATCACGTTGCCTATCGCTGCAAGGATGCCAAGGAAACCGTCGAATGGTACGGCAAGATGCTGAAGATGGATTTCATCCTGGCCATTGCCGAGGACCATGTGCCCTCAACTCATGAGCCCGATCCCTACATGCATGTTTTCCTGGATGCGGGAAAAGGCAATGTGCTTGCTTTCTTCGAACTGCCGACCAAGCCGGACATGGGATTTGACCCGAACACCCCGCGCTGGGTGCAGCATATTGCCTTCAAGGTGAAGGACCGGGATGAACTGATCGCCTTCAAGGATCACCTGGAAGCAAACGGTGTCGAGGTTCTGGGGGTCACCGACCACTCCATCTTCCACTCCATCTATTTCTTTGATCCGAACGGCCACCGCGTCGAACTGGCTTGTCCCGATCCGGAAGAAGACCGTCTTCTGGCCCGTCTCGACGAAGTCAAGTGGCAGATGCTGGACGAGTGGTCGAAGACCAAGCGCGCACCGAAACACGCCGAATGGCTGCATGCCAAAGAGCTGGCAGATGTGTGA